One part of the Sphingopyxis sp. TUF1 genome encodes these proteins:
- a CDS encoding NAD(P)H-dependent flavin oxidoreductase, translated as MALPPIFDRLRLPVIGSPLFIVSGPDLVIAQCKAGIVGSFPALNARPQALLDEWLHRITEELAAWDRDNPDRLSAPYAVNQIVHKSNDRLEQDIATCAKWKVPITITSLGAREELNQAVHSWGGITLHDVIDDRFARKAVEKGADGLIPVAAGAGGHAGRQSPFALVQEIREWFDGPVALSGAIGHGRSILAAQACGADLAYIGSAFIATTEANADEAYKNGIVEGRAADIVYSNLFTGVHGNYLRQSIVAAGMDPDNLPEGDLKTMNFGSGGNTKAKAWKDIWGSGQGIGPVTAVRPVAEYAAELEEQYLAARRELEAKVRL; from the coding sequence ATGGCCCTTCCCCCCATTTTCGACCGCCTGCGCCTGCCCGTGATCGGCTCGCCGCTTTTCATCGTTTCGGGTCCGGACCTGGTGATCGCGCAGTGCAAGGCTGGCATCGTCGGCAGCTTTCCCGCATTGAACGCGCGTCCGCAGGCGTTGCTCGACGAGTGGCTGCATCGGATCACCGAGGAGCTGGCGGCGTGGGATCGCGACAATCCCGACCGTCTCTCCGCGCCCTATGCGGTCAATCAGATCGTCCATAAGTCGAATGACCGACTGGAACAGGACATTGCAACCTGCGCCAAGTGGAAGGTGCCGATCACGATCACCTCGCTCGGCGCGCGCGAGGAGCTTAACCAAGCTGTGCACAGTTGGGGCGGGATCACGCTGCACGACGTCATCGACGACCGCTTCGCGCGGAAAGCGGTCGAAAAGGGCGCCGACGGGTTGATTCCCGTTGCTGCCGGAGCAGGCGGCCATGCGGGACGCCAGTCACCTTTCGCTCTGGTACAGGAAATCCGCGAATGGTTCGACGGCCCGGTCGCGCTCTCAGGAGCGATCGGCCACGGCCGCTCGATCCTCGCCGCGCAGGCGTGCGGCGCCGACCTTGCCTATATTGGCAGCGCCTTCATTGCGACCACCGAAGCCAATGCCGACGAGGCTTACAAGAACGGGATCGTCGAGGGTCGCGCCGCCGACATCGTCTATTCCAACCTTTTCACCGGCGTCCACGGCAACTATCTCCGCCAGTCGATTGTCGCCGCGGGGATGGACCCCGACAATCTGCCCGAAGGCGATTTGAAAACGATGAATTTCGGGTCGGGCGGCAACACCAAGGCCAAGGCGTGGAAGGACATCTGGGGATCGGGTCAGGGCATCGGCCCCGTCACCGCGGTGCGCCCGGTAGCCGAATATGCCGCCGAACTGGAGGAACAATATCTGGCAGCGCGCCGCGAGCTGGAGGCGAAAGTAAGACTTTAG
- the leuD gene encoding 3-isopropylmalate dehydratase small subunit, whose amino-acid sequence MQKFTRIEAVAAPLALANVDTDMIIPAHYMKALTRSGLGQHLFRELRYDADGRERADFILNRPPFRDASILIAERNFGCGSSREHAVWALTDFGIRCIIAPSFGDIFAGNARKNGLLLIHLADELCGAIRDAVESAPYGPVEVDLEAQQIRLAAGRSIDFAIDPGDRRILMEGLDDIERTLRHAAAIARFEAAHLSASPH is encoded by the coding sequence GTGCAGAAATTCACCAGGATAGAGGCGGTGGCGGCGCCGCTGGCACTGGCCAATGTCGACACCGACATGATCATTCCCGCGCACTATATGAAGGCGTTGACGCGATCGGGGCTGGGCCAGCATCTATTTCGCGAGCTGCGCTATGACGCGGACGGCCGCGAGCGCGCGGATTTCATCCTGAACCGGCCACCCTTTCGTGACGCAAGCATATTGATTGCCGAGCGCAATTTCGGGTGCGGATCGTCGCGCGAACATGCGGTGTGGGCGCTCACCGACTTCGGCATCCGCTGCATCATCGCGCCGAGTTTCGGTGACATCTTTGCAGGCAACGCGCGCAAGAACGGGCTGCTGCTGATCCACCTGGCCGACGAGCTGTGCGGCGCGATAAGGGACGCGGTCGAAAGCGCGCCATATGGCCCGGTAGAGGTCGATCTGGAAGCGCAGCAGATTCGGCTCGCGGCGGGGCGGTCGATCGATTTCGCCATCGACCCCGGCGATCGCCGCATCCTGATGGAGGGGCTGGACGACATCGAGCGCACGCTGCGCCACGCCGCCGCCATCGCGCGGTTCGAAGCCGCGCACCTGTCCGCCTCACCCCATTAA